From one Gallionella capsiferriformans ES-2 genomic stretch:
- the motB gene encoding flagellar motor protein MotB, producing the protein MAEDKNKRPIVIKRIKKVAAGHHGGAWKIAYADFVTAMMAFFLLMWLLGSTAKGDLAGISQYFKTPLKVALAGGSGSGDSSSIIKGGGKDLTRTTGQVKAGDVASDKRIINVKESQQEYLRAEREKEMTKLKELKESIEKAIDNSEKLKQFKSQILLDITSEGLRIQIVDEKNRPMFQSGRAQLEPYTREILHAIGQTLNDVPNKVSISGHTDASVYGGGGIGYSNWELSADRANASRRELIAGGMADEKIVRVVGLSSAVLFKKEDPLSPTNRRISLIIMNKKAEEAATHDGGTVGVDAELDDKNIQETIKDGVQSLPVLPAVRPGH; encoded by the coding sequence ATGGCTGAAGATAAAAATAAACGACCGATCGTTATCAAGCGTATCAAGAAGGTGGCCGCGGGGCACCACGGTGGGGCGTGGAAGATTGCTTATGCCGACTTTGTGACCGCGATGATGGCGTTTTTCCTGTTGATGTGGTTGTTGGGCTCGACAGCTAAAGGTGATTTGGCAGGGATTTCGCAGTATTTCAAGACGCCGCTCAAGGTGGCGTTGGCAGGTGGCTCGGGTAGTGGTGACAGTTCCAGTATCATTAAGGGCGGAGGTAAGGATCTGACCCGGACCACGGGGCAGGTTAAGGCGGGTGATGTGGCATCCGATAAACGAATTATCAATGTTAAGGAATCTCAGCAGGAATATTTGCGTGCCGAACGTGAAAAAGAGATGACCAAGCTCAAGGAGTTGAAGGAAAGTATTGAAAAGGCCATCGACAACAGCGAAAAACTAAAGCAGTTCAAGAGCCAGATTTTGCTCGATATCACCAGTGAAGGCTTGCGTATTCAAATTGTTGATGAAAAAAATCGCCCGATGTTCCAGAGCGGACGTGCGCAACTTGAGCCGTACACCCGGGAAATCTTGCATGCAATCGGTCAGACGTTAAATGATGTTCCTAATAAAGTCAGCATTTCCGGTCATACAGATGCATCTGTATATGGCGGCGGAGGAATAGGTTATAGCAACTGGGAGTTATCTGCCGACCGTGCCAATGCCTCTCGTCGCGAGCTGATTGCAGGCGGCATGGCGGATGAAAAAATCGTGCGCGTCGTTGGTCTGTCATCCGCTGTCCTGTTCAAAAAAGAAGACCCTTTGAGCCCGACTAATCGGCGTATTAGTTTGATTATTATGAATAAAAAAGCTGAGGAGGCCGCGACGCATGACGGTGGGACTGTCGGGGTTGATGCAGAGCTTGATGACAAGAATATTCAAGAAACCATCAAAGATGGCGTGCAGTCTCTGCCGGTCTTACCGGCTGTGCGCCCCGGACATTAA